From Salvia splendens isolate huo1 chromosome 16, SspV2, whole genome shotgun sequence, a single genomic window includes:
- the LOC121771049 gene encoding thiosulfate sulfurtransferase 18-like, whose translation MDIIKKSVGSEVITVDIQATKDLLTLGHRYLDVRTEEEFKKGHLENALNIPYMFTTPEGRVKNPKFLEQVMAILGKEDNLVVGCQSGVRSVYATTDLLDAEFKHVLNMGGGYIAWVGNGFTVKKSV comes from the exons ATGGATATCATCAAGAAAAG CGTTGGAAGTGAAGTTATCACTGTGGATATTCAGGCAACTAAAGATTTGCTCACTCTTGGCCACCGCTATCTTGATGTTAG GACTGAAGAAGAATTCAAGAAAGGCCACTTAGAGAATGCTTTGAACATTCCATATATGTTTACTACTCCAGAAG GCAGGGTAAAAAATCCCAAGTTCCTGGAACAGGTTATGGCAATTTTGGGAAAGGAAGACAATCTTGTTGTG GGTTGCCAAAGTGGGGTTAGGTCTGTGTATGCAACTACAGATCTTCTTGATGCA GAATTCAAGCATGTGCTCAACATGGGTGGGGGATACATTGCCTGGGTCGGAAATGGATTTACAGTTAAGAAGTCAGTTTGA
- the LOC121770395 gene encoding MLO-like protein 4 yields MESKEERSLARIPTWTVATVITFLVSISFLLHTGLKKFGVWLDRTKRKHLLAALDKIREELMLFGLLSVLMTPWIAFIAKICIKPSTLMSSRFYPCSLKSAQQEALDRHTVAFRPGRFNSSISRLLLEDLDYDYCPKDREPFTSSESLEQLRRFLFVLGVTHVSYSFLAIALAMIKIYSWRTWENNAKKFALRGLITEDTSAVDTEDVGTDGEPIRRLSSFIAHHTSHPWSRNRLLVWLLCFSRQFWSSINQADYMALRLGFITTHQLPFTYDFHNYMLRSMEEEFRDIVGISIPLWIFAITCIALGFHGTNVYFWISFFPIILILLLGTKLHQIVVKLAVEIMEPSQWIEIQTFNLRDELFWFGKPRLLLRLIQFISFQNAFEMTTYIWSLWEIRAASCYTEDHALLAIRLTFGVVSQFWCSFITFPLYVIVAQMGSKFKKTIVSANVRQSLHGWRRKVKARHKLCPGPNKLSFNDTRNSTGSIERSANMPEHSLDSDQNGSLRRSRENELPTSNEELQDLVHSDPEPEV; encoded by the exons aTGGAAAGTAAGGAGGAAAGATCTTTGGCAAGGATACCCACCTGGACTGTGGCCACTGTTATCACCTTTTTGGTTTCCATTAGCTTTTTGCTTCATACAGGTTTGAAGAAGTTTGGGGTG TGGTTGGATAGGACTAAAAGGAAGCATCTTCTTGCTGCCTTGGACAAGATCAGAGAAG AGTTAATGCTATTTGGGCTACTCTCAGTGTTGATGACTCCTTGGATTGCGTTTATCGCCAAAATTTGCATCAAGCCGTCTACATTGATGAGCAGCCGCTTCTATCCATGTTCTCTTAAATCTGCACAGCAAGAAGCTCTTGACAGACATACTGTTGCTTTTAGGCCTGGTCGTTTTAATTCCTCGATTTCACGCTTGTTGTTGGAAGACCTGGATTATGACTATTGCCCCAAG GATCGTGAACCGTTCACTTCATCCGAGAGCCTTGAGCAGCTCCGTCGGTTCTTGTTCGTTTTGGGCGTTACTCATGTCTCGTACAGTTTCTTAGCCATCGCACTAGCCATGATCAAG ATATATAGTTGGAGAACATGGGAAAATAATGCCAAGAAATTCGCTCTTCGAGGCCTGATAACTGAGGATACATCTGCTG TTGATACTGAAGATGTCGGAACAGATGGCGAGCCAATAAGGCGCCTATCGAGTTTTATTGCTCATCACACATCTCATCCTTGGAGTCGGAACAGACTTCTCGTTTGGCTG CTTTGTTTCAGTCGCCAGTTCTGGAGTTCGATAAACCAAGCTGACTATATGGCACTGCGACTCGGCTTCATTACC ACTCATCAATTACCGTTCACTTACGACTTCCATAATTACATGCTTCGGAGCATGGAGGAAGAGTTTCGAGATATTGTAGGCATTAG CATCCCGCTCTGGATTTTCGCTATCACATGCATTGCTCTGGGATTTCATG GAACAAATGTGTACTTCTGGATCTCTTTCTTTCCAATCATT TTGATCCTTCTACTGGGCACAAAGCTACACCAAATAGTTGTAAAGCTGGCCGTTGAAATCATGGAGCCAAGCCAATGGATAGAAATCCAGACGTTCAATCTAAGGGACGAGCTCTTCTGGTTTGGCAAGCCCAGGCTGCTTCTTCGGTTGATACAATTCATATCATTTCAG AATGCATTCGAGATGACAACATATATATGGTCATTG TGGGAGATAAGGGCAGCATCATGCTACACCGAAGATCATGCATTGCTAGCAATTCGATTGACATTTGG AGTGGTGTCGCAGTTCTGGTGTAGCTTCATCACTTTCCCTCTCTATGTCATTGTGGCTCAG ATGGGGTCCAAGTTCAAGAAGACCATTGTGTCCGCCAATGTGAGGCAATCGCTTCATGGATGGCGAAGGAAGGTGAAGGCTAGGCACAAACTCTGTCCCGGTCCCAACAAGCTATCCTTTAACGACACTAGAAACTCCACTGGAAGCATAGAAAGGAGCGCCAACATGCCCGAACACAGCTTGGATTCTGATCAAAATGGCTCCTTGAGGCGTTCTCGGGAGAACGAGCTGCCTACATCCAACGAGGAGCTTCAAGATCTTGTGCATTCTGATCCAGAGCCGGAAGTATGA